Proteins encoded by one window of Drosophila melanogaster chromosome X:
- the CG1986 gene encoding uncharacterized protein, isoform A translates to MPGHVNHLLLLGCLLCLLGDVPRIEAFHRWSPMMKAFRYLQETMLRNSLERAHLNHGIVFECRTISAKDFGNEVHFNLQLGDLRGFRRLDPNKKLALFLHGWNDQGSKDWVQELLLTWTLFDSNYNVCVVDWGNLSQNDYKSASMSIFDVGLTVAGIIMALEELRPNHFHRSNVTLAGYSLGAHAAGYAGAVLEGQVEQIIGLDPAGPLFSLPAEVAPKYRLDPGDAQFVQVLHTSGGSLGTSLKCGHADFYPNGGRAPQTNCKMFANLRDMQNTNPVSCSHSAAAIFFRQSMDPEYPFVGYECGSYREFAAGYCDGNRKARFGIHSQRRAQGSFYFRTAPQQPYVPRRQTNWLSGVGRMSSSKVSQVSQSPLVLRLWTNSWRRRERARERQRRDRDRESDRCA, encoded by the exons ATGCCCGGTCACGTGAACCACCTTCTGCTCCTTGGCTGCCTGCTCTGCCTGCTCGGCGATGTGCCGAGAATCGAGGCTTTCCACCGCTGGAGTCCCATGATGAAGGCCTTCCGCTATCTCCAGGAGACCATGCTCCGGAATAGCCTGGAACGTGCCCATCTCAATCATGGCATCGTCTTCGAGTGTCGCACCAT ATCAGCTAAGGATTTTGGTAATGAAGTGCATTTCAATCTGCAGCTTGGAGACCTTCGAGGATTTCGTCGCCTCGATCCTAACAAAAAGTTGGCCCTATTTTTGCACGGCTGGAATGATCAGGGCAGCAAGGATTGGGTGCAAGAGTTATTGCTAA CTTGGACCCTATTCGACTCCAATTACAATGTGTGCGTTGTGGACTGGGGAAATCTGTCGCAGAACGACTACAAGTCCGCATCCATGTCCATTTTCGATGTGGGTCTAACGGTGGCTGGAATCATCATGGCCCTGGAGGAGCTGCGTCCCAATCACTTTCATCGAAGCAACGTGACCTTGGCGGGCTACAGCTTGGGTGCCCATGCCGCTGGATATGCGGGCGCAGTGTTGGAGGGTCAGGTGGAGCAGATCATAGGCTTGGATCCCGCTGGACCGCTGTTCTCGCTGCCCGCCGAGGTGGCGCCCAAGTACCGCCTGGATCCAGGAGATGCGCAGTTCGTCCAGGTACTTCACACTTCCGGCGGCTCCTTGGGCACCAGTCTGAAGTGCGGCCACGCCGATTTCTATCCCAACGGAGGCAGGGCGCCGCAAACGAATTGCAAGATGTTCGCCAATCTGCGTGACATGCAAAATACCA ATCCCGTTTCCTGCAGTCACTCGGCGGCTGCGATCTTCTTCCGGCAATCGATGGATCCCGAGTACCCGTTCGTGGGCTACGAGTGCGGCAGCTACCGGGAATTCGCCGCCGGATATTGCGATGGCAACCGGAAGGCGCGCTTCGGTATCCATTCGCAGAGGCGTGCGCAGGGTAGCTTCTATTTCCGCACCGCCCCCCAGCAGCCGTACGTGCCGAGGCGTCAGACCAACTGGCTGAGCGGGGTGGGGCGAATGTCGTCGAGCAAGGTCAGTCAGGTTAGCCAAAGCCCCCTGGTGCTGCGCCTCTGGACGAACAGCTGGCGGCGGcgcgagcgagcgagagagcgacAGCGaagagacagagacagagagagtGATCGCTGTGCGTGA